In Thermodesulfobacteriota bacterium, one genomic interval encodes:
- a CDS encoding SPFH domain-containing protein, translating into MEDNAEIIDVVPERFPKMPLKMKVPKFKMPARMWLIIAILAIIIALYNSFLVYVGPNEYGIKQVKIGMTRGIQEKIYPPGLHFILPVLQIMHFLPRDIQVLELTNYPGQSASEQARQERAAHIQTSDGFFVDVDVSILYHIADPYKVFTIIGPGNLFEDNGIIPKTEPALKDALGKLTTEEFYNSPLRVERAEDAREYLNQELKEKGITVDQVLVRYFKYSDEIQKNIEEKKLKDQLVFKNQAEARAAIEEAILKKIEQEGKVNVSVEMEKGAAYVTRKNAEKDLYARSKRAEADLLVKLAEAEKTRLKNEALKGAGAERMVGLKMAEVYQGLELIILPSDGPSGVNPLDLDNALKLFDVRQGGDR; encoded by the coding sequence ATGGAAGACAACGCGGAAATTATCGATGTGGTGCCGGAGCGGTTTCCGAAAATGCCGCTGAAAATGAAAGTCCCGAAATTCAAGATGCCGGCCAGGATGTGGCTGATCATCGCCATCCTGGCCATCATTATCGCTCTGTACAACTCTTTTCTGGTTTATGTCGGACCCAATGAATACGGCATCAAGCAGGTCAAGATCGGCATGACCCGGGGCATTCAGGAGAAAATATATCCTCCCGGACTGCATTTCATCCTGCCCGTGCTGCAAATCATGCACTTTCTTCCCCGGGACATTCAGGTGCTGGAACTGACCAACTACCCCGGTCAGTCCGCCTCCGAGCAGGCCAGGCAGGAGAGGGCCGCCCATATCCAGACGTCCGACGGGTTTTTCGTGGACGTGGATGTCTCCATCCTCTATCACATCGCCGACCCGTACAAGGTGTTTACCATCATCGGTCCGGGCAACCTCTTCGAGGACAACGGCATCATTCCCAAGACCGAACCGGCCCTCAAAGACGCCCTGGGCAAACTGACCACCGAGGAATTTTACAACAGCCCGCTCCGGGTGGAACGGGCCGAGGACGCGCGGGAGTATCTCAATCAGGAGCTGAAGGAAAAAGGCATCACCGTTGATCAGGTTCTTGTCCGCTACTTTAAATACAGCGATGAAATCCAGAAAAATATCGAGGAGAAAAAGCTGAAAGATCAGCTGGTGTTTAAAAATCAGGCCGAGGCCAGAGCGGCCATTGAAGAAGCCATTCTCAAGAAGATCGAGCAGGAGGGCAAGGTCAACGTGTCCGTGGAAATGGAAAAAGGGGCCGCCTATGTCACCCGAAAGAACGCGGAAAAAGATCTGTACGCCCGAAGCAAGCGGGCTGAAGCCGACCTGCTGGTAAAGCTGGCCGAGGCGGAAAAAACAAGGCTGAAGAACGAAGCCCTCAAAGGCGCCGGTGCTGAACGGATGGTGGGTCTCAAGATGGCGGAGGTTTATCAGGGCCTTGAACTGATCATTCTGCCCAGTGACGGCCCGTCCGGGGTCAATCCCCTGGATCTGGACAACGCCCTGAAACTCTTTGATGTCCGTCAGGGAGGTGACCGATGA
- a CDS encoding SPFH domain-containing protein translates to MKKILASVALLAALIIVQGCVPHSTGETEVGVRVKKLALWGEKGVSEKIFPAGSTYFFLPFINDWYTFDTKLQNMEMTFQKGRGDRLSHDDLLFKTIDGNDIGLDVIIAYRIVPEKAPYILQNVARNDEALREKIVRTIARSKPRDFFGELKTEDFYIARHREAQAQKAKEMLQSMFDPMGIVIERVLTKDYRFNPAYQKAIEDKKIADQMVEKNRSAQHAATEEYKRKLEQARGEVNKMVADVDGEYLKAKIEADAYYEKQNLIAQAIKTEGIAEAKGISEMNNAMASAGGEAFVKLKIAEALQGKTFYLLPVSEGGMNLKTTNINELIQTMGIKKLSGSKE, encoded by the coding sequence ATGAAAAAGATTCTTGCGAGTGTGGCGCTGCTGGCCGCGTTGATCATCGTCCAGGGTTGTGTCCCCCATTCCACGGGAGAAACGGAAGTGGGCGTACGGGTTAAAAAGCTGGCGTTGTGGGGGGAGAAGGGGGTTTCGGAGAAGATCTTCCCGGCCGGTTCCACCTATTTTTTTCTCCCCTTCATCAATGACTGGTACACGTTTGACACCAAACTCCAGAACATGGAGATGACCTTTCAGAAGGGCAGGGGCGACCGCCTTAGTCACGACGACCTGTTGTTTAAAACCATTGACGGCAATGATATCGGCCTGGACGTGATCATCGCCTATCGCATTGTTCCGGAGAAGGCGCCTTATATTTTGCAGAACGTGGCCCGGAATGATGAAGCCCTGCGGGAGAAGATCGTCAGGACCATCGCCCGCAGCAAACCCCGGGATTTCTTCGGCGAATTGAAGACGGAAGATTTTTATATTGCCAGGCACCGTGAGGCCCAGGCCCAGAAAGCCAAGGAAATGCTTCAATCCATGTTCGATCCCATGGGCATTGTCATCGAAAGGGTGTTGACAAAGGACTACCGCTTCAATCCCGCTTATCAGAAAGCCATCGAGGACAAGAAGATCGCCGACCAGATGGTGGAAAAAAACCGTTCTGCCCAGCATGCCGCGACGGAGGAGTATAAGCGCAAGCTGGAACAGGCCAGGGGCGAGGTGAATAAGATGGTGGCCGATGTTGATGGTGAATATTTGAAAGCCAAGATTGAAGCCGATGCCTACTACGAGAAACAGAACCTGATTGCCCAGGCCATTAAAACCGAAGGGATCGCCGAGGCCAAAGGCATCAGTGAAATGAACAACGCCATGGCCAGCGCCGGGGGCGAGGCTTTTGTAAAGCTGAAAATCGCCGAGGCCCTGCAGGGGAAAACGTTTTACCTGCTGCCGGTATCCGAAGGCGGCATGAATCTGAAAACCACCAATATCAATGAACTGATCCAGACCATGGGGATAAAGAAATTGTCCGGAAGTAAGGAATAA
- a CDS encoding C45 family peptidase — MEKQNGFVKKALIGILAVLVISAAGVGFVFRNEIKTANSIQKVDDHFYVMTYHGDYGFDDFLNVGASNDAELVEFVSRQILKGFAIEMKTPDLSCSTFNAVTPDGDRVFGRNFDYESIVMLVYTKPDKGYRSVSMVNLAFIDGYREGGNIVEALWSKGLAMSAPYLPLDGINEKGLAVGILQLFDPPTRQETGKVAITSTTAIRLLLDKAATVDEAVALLQKYDMCSSANSCYHYQITDAAGNSVIVEYVDNEMQVLKPDGKYQAATNFYLTPGRKFNIGDGHDRYQIILNRLRETNGIMTTREGIDLLAKARMHNVKDPQTGAICNTSWSALYNNTKKTVDLAVWQKYDKVYHYTVDE; from the coding sequence ATGGAAAAGCAGAACGGGTTTGTGAAAAAGGCGTTAATCGGTATCCTGGCGGTACTGGTGATCTCGGCGGCCGGGGTCGGATTTGTTTTTCGCAATGAGATCAAGACGGCCAACAGCATTCAAAAGGTCGATGACCATTTCTATGTGATGACATATCATGGCGACTACGGATTTGACGATTTCCTCAACGTCGGCGCCAGCAATGATGCCGAGCTGGTTGAATTCGTGTCCCGGCAGATCCTGAAGGGATTTGCCATTGAGATGAAAACGCCTGATTTGAGCTGCAGTACGTTTAATGCCGTTACACCGGATGGCGACCGCGTTTTTGGAAGAAACTTCGACTATGAATCGATCGTTATGCTGGTATATACAAAACCGGATAAGGGCTACCGGAGCGTCTCCATGGTCAACCTGGCGTTCATCGATGGGTACAGGGAAGGGGGCAATATAGTGGAAGCGTTATGGAGCAAGGGACTGGCCATGTCCGCGCCCTACCTGCCCCTGGATGGTATCAATGAAAAAGGACTGGCGGTCGGCATCCTTCAGCTTTTTGACCCGCCCACCCGGCAGGAGACGGGCAAGGTGGCGATTACCAGTACGACAGCCATCCGCCTGTTGCTGGACAAGGCGGCCACCGTGGATGAAGCGGTCGCCCTGCTGCAAAAATATGACATGTGCAGCTCGGCCAATAGCTGCTACCACTATCAGATAACCGACGCGGCCGGCAACAGTGTCATTGTCGAGTACGTCGATAATGAAATGCAGGTCCTGAAACCGGACGGGAAATACCAGGCCGCCACCAACTTCTACCTGACGCCGGGCAGGAAGTTTAATATCGGAGATGGCCATGACCGCTACCAGATCATCTTGAACCGCCTGCGGGAAACGAACGGGATAATGACGACCCGGGAGGGCATCGACTTGTTGGCCAAAGCCAGGATGCATAATGTCAAAGACCCCCAAACCGGTGCGATCTGCAATACGTCGTGGAGCGCCCTGTACAACAACACGAAGAAGACCGTTGATCTGGCGGTTTGGCAGAAATACGACAAGGTTTATCACTATACGGTGGATGAATAG
- a CDS encoding DUF2281 domain-containing protein: METNNINNDISSLPPEVQRQVFDFISFLKNRYQKPRKARASRKGKLSDSPFIGIWEDRKDMNDSSSWVRNLRTSEWGGLS; encoded by the coding sequence ATGGAAACTAACAATATAAATAATGACATATCGAGTCTTCCGCCGGAAGTTCAGCGGCAGGTATTTGATTTCATAAGTTTCTTAAAAAACCGCTATCAAAAGCCGCGAAAGGCCAGGGCGTCCCGGAAAGGTAAACTATCGGACTCCCCATTTATCGGGATATGGGAGGATCGAAAGGATATGAATGACAGTTCTAGCTGGGTCCGTAACCTGAGAACGTCCGAGTGGGGCGGATTGTCCTGA
- a CDS encoding zinc ribbon domain-containing protein, protein MICPKCQHEQDDGHRECVKCGVIFEKYEAFQQALRRPQPPSRVTPSHQIQEERDGFFSIINEILFHVPDEVNAFSFWARAVLLAALFVWGWKLILAPIAGSTSGNSFMHLVNLPFHEAGHLIFSPLGRIMRSLGGTLGQILMPAVCMVVLLIQTRDTFGAAVVLWWIGDNFLDIAPYINDARSLTLPLLGGNTGRSAPYGFHDWEFILKELHLAQYDHLLANMSHKLGALIMLMSFAWGAVVLFRQYKNIPRNLTAG, encoded by the coding sequence ATGATTTGTCCCAAATGTCAGCATGAACAGGATGACGGCCATCGCGAATGCGTGAAGTGCGGCGTCATCTTTGAAAAATACGAGGCTTTTCAGCAGGCCCTGCGCCGGCCCCAGCCGCCGTCCCGGGTCACCCCGAGTCATCAAATCCAGGAGGAAAGGGACGGTTTCTTTTCCATTATCAACGAAATCCTGTTCCATGTTCCGGATGAGGTGAACGCCTTCTCCTTCTGGGCGCGGGCGGTATTGCTGGCGGCGTTGTTTGTCTGGGGCTGGAAACTGATCCTGGCGCCCATTGCCGGCAGCACCTCTGGCAACTCTTTCATGCACCTGGTCAATCTGCCGTTCCACGAGGCCGGGCACCTGATCTTCAGTCCCCTCGGCCGGATCATGCGTTCTCTGGGCGGCACCCTGGGACAGATACTGATGCCCGCGGTCTGCATGGTGGTGCTGCTGATCCAGACCCGGGACACTTTCGGCGCGGCGGTGGTGCTCTGGTGGATCGGCGATAATTTCCTCGATATCGCGCCGTATATCAACGACGCCCGGTCCCTGACCCTGCCGCTGCTGGGCGGCAATACCGGCCGGAGCGCCCCCTATGGGTTTCATGACTGGGAGTTCATCTTAAAGGAGCTCCATCTTGCCCAATACGATCATCTCCTGGCCAACATGTCCCATAAACTGGGCGCCCTGATCATGCTGATGTCATTTGCCTGGGGGGCCGTTGTGCTGTTCCGGCAGTATAAGAATATCCCGAGGAATTTGACGGCGGGGTAG
- a CDS encoding type II toxin-antitoxin system VapC family toxin, whose translation MIIVDTDILIDAGRNIKEAVTCLNQLEKNFSLAICSITQMELIAGCGNKKELSALELFGEHFQVLHVNEQISETATELLKHYRLSHGLLIPDALIAATSIAKGIPLISKNQRDYKFIKKLRLLPYPKPF comes from the coding sequence ATGATAATTGTTGATACGGATATTCTGATTGATGCCGGCCGCAATATTAAGGAAGCCGTGACATGTCTTAACCAACTCGAAAAGAATTTTTCCTTGGCAATATGCAGCATCACCCAAATGGAACTTATTGCCGGATGTGGAAACAAAAAAGAATTAAGTGCGCTTGAGCTTTTTGGGGAACACTTTCAAGTTTTGCATGTTAATGAACAGATTTCTGAAACCGCCACGGAACTGCTGAAGCATTATCGGTTAAGTCATGGTTTACTCATACCAGACGCCCTTATCGCCGCAACATCCATAGCCAAGGGCATCCCGCTGATTTCCAAAAACCAGCGGGACTACAAATTTATAAAAAAGCTGCGCCTTCTTCCATACCCCAAACCGTTTTAA
- a CDS encoding GntR family transcriptional regulator, which yields MNNADLFTRENYANKLLRMIRARIVHGEYKSGEILRETQVSKEWNVSRTPVREALRALEQQQLLERMTNGSYQVTTLSVEYIGHFYDTVRILLDYSMSHFIDLSEPDKRQMEKMIRQMEESIQKTDFDAYIQMMNDIILFLVTKTGNPIIEKITRELIPIGSRIMWAAVTNAPDIPERLMRSVKKIYEKILEKNSQEAIVLFHSTVLLAKEMTVEKLSIEEPNR from the coding sequence ATGAATAACGCCGATTTGTTTACCAGAGAAAATTACGCCAATAAGCTTTTGAGGATGATTCGTGCCAGAATTGTTCACGGGGAGTATAAATCCGGCGAGATTCTTCGGGAAACCCAGGTGTCAAAGGAGTGGAACGTCAGCCGGACTCCGGTTCGGGAAGCGTTGCGGGCGCTTGAGCAGCAACAGTTACTGGAACGAATGACCAACGGCAGCTATCAGGTAACCACGTTATCCGTCGAGTATATAGGCCATTTTTATGATACGGTAAGGATTCTGCTGGACTACTCGATGTCTCATTTTATTGATTTGTCGGAACCCGACAAACGCCAAATGGAAAAAATGATACGCCAAATGGAAGAGAGCATACAGAAAACGGATTTCGATGCCTATATCCAGATGATGAATGATATCATTCTTTTTCTGGTCACAAAAACAGGCAACCCGATAATCGAAAAAATAACCAGGGAACTCATACCCATCGGTAGCCGTATCATGTGGGCGGCGGTGACCAATGCCCCGGATATTCCGGAACGCCTCATGAGAAGTGTGAAAAAAATATATGAAAAAATATTAGAGAAAAACAGTCAGGAAGCCATTGTTTTATTCCACAGCACAGTATTGCTGGCCAAGGAAATGACGGTTGAAAAATTAAGTATCGAAGAGCCGAATCGGTAA
- the modA gene encoding molybdate ABC transporter substrate-binding protein: MIMNLEFKKAAFIVLLSVLVFLPAVKDVGAVEPEEITVSAASSLKDAFTEISKQFEASHPAIKVRLNFGASGDLQSQIRGGAPVDVFASDAAKEMDELLAEGRIKWETKSVFASNGMVLIVPASSRVVVSSFEDLTKAKVKKIAVGNPRTVPAGRYADDVFHYLKIFDDLKNKLMPAENVSQALDYTARGEVDAGVVYATDAATRPADVKVVTTAPEGSHTPIDYPIAVVKGTRHEAPARLFVDFVVSEAGLKILADNGFRPLRDR, encoded by the coding sequence ATGATCATGAACCTGGAGTTCAAAAAAGCTGCTTTTATAGTTCTGTTGTCTGTACTGGTTTTTTTACCGGCCGTTAAAGATGTGGGGGCGGTGGAGCCGGAGGAGATAACGGTTTCCGCGGCCAGCAGCCTTAAAGACGCCTTTACGGAGATAAGCAAACAATTTGAAGCGTCCCATCCTGCGATAAAAGTCAGGCTGAATTTCGGCGCTTCCGGCGATCTCCAGTCGCAGATCCGGGGCGGCGCGCCGGTGGATGTGTTCGCATCCGACGCGGCCAAAGAGATGGATGAACTTCTGGCGGAGGGTAGAATAAAATGGGAAACAAAAAGCGTTTTTGCCTCCAACGGCATGGTCCTGATCGTCCCGGCCTCTTCCAGGGTGGTCGTTTCTTCCTTCGAGGATTTGACCAAAGCAAAAGTTAAAAAGATCGCCGTGGGCAATCCCCGTACGGTTCCGGCCGGTCGGTATGCCGATGACGTGTTCCATTATCTGAAGATTTTCGATGACTTGAAAAACAAGCTCATGCCGGCCGAAAACGTTAGCCAGGCGCTGGATTACACGGCCCGGGGTGAAGTGGATGCCGGAGTCGTTTACGCCACCGATGCCGCCACCCGACCCGCCGACGTAAAGGTGGTGACCACCGCTCCGGAGGGAAGCCATACACCCATCGACTACCCCATCGCGGTGGTCAAGGGAACCAGGCACGAAGCTCCGGCGCGGCTGTTTGTCGACTTTGTCGTAAGCGAAGCCGGTCTGAAGATATTGGCAGACAATGGTTTCAGACCGCTGCGGGATCGATGA